From Gemmatimonadaceae bacterium:
AGGGCGTCGCGTTCCTTGGCGACCTGTCGCGGCATGTCGTTATCCGTCCGCGCGCAAGACGAGCGCGGGGTTCGTCGTCGCCGCCTTTCTCGCCGAGAGCGAGGCGGCCAGCAAGGCGACGCCCGCAATCGCCGCGGGCACCAGGATGATGCTCGCCGGATCGAGCAGGCTCGCCGCGATCGCGGCACCGGCCAACACGGCATTGGTGAGCTTGATCCCGACGACGCCCAGCGCGACGCCCGCGACTACGCCATAGCCAATCCACGACGTCGTGCCACGCAGGGTTCCCACCAACACTTGAACGCCACTCGCACCCAGCGCCATGCGAATGCCGATCTCGCGTCGCTTCTGGCGCACGGCGTACGACACCATGCCGTAGACGCCAACGGAGGCGAGTAACAGGCCAACGAGCCCGACGGCCGCGAGAATGCCGGCGCTGACTCGCGCGGTCATGACGCCGGCGTCCGATGCGACGATGTCTGACATCGCCTCGACCGACACGGGCAGCGCCGGCTCGATTGCTCGCACGATTCGTGGAATGTCGCGCGCCAGCGTCGAAGCATCGCCGTGCGTGCGAACGAGAATCCGGCTGCTCCATTCATTCGTGAGCTTGGGCAGATACACGTCGCCGACGTCCGGTTCCGTCATCGACGTGCCCCGAACGTTGGCCACGACGCCTACGATCTGTGCGGTGCCTTTCAATCCCGGCCCGGCGTTGAACGCATTCGGCCGCGCGACGCTGAGCGCAATTTGCTTTCCGACGGCGTCTCCGCGCGGCCACAAGGCACGCGCCATCGAGTCGCTGATGATCGCGACCGAAGCGCTGTCCCGCACGTCTTGCGCGGTGAACGTTCGGCCGCGGAGGATCGGAACGCCGAGCGTTCCGAAATACGACTCGGAGACAAAGCTGTACGGATATCGGGGCGCTGACTCGCCGGACTGAGAATCTCCAGCTCGTTCGGCGGGCAGCATCGCCGACGTGCTGACGTTTCCGCCGAGCGGCACACGCGAGGCAACGGCGAGCGATTCGACGTCTGGCAAAGCAGCGATTTGCCGGCGGACCTCCGCTTCGATCTGTCGCGCGCGCTCGGGCGACAGTGCGAGCTCCTGCGGGTTGGTGAGCCACACCGAAAGCACCCCGTCGGCATGAAAGCCAGGATCGGCGCGAACCAGTTGCATCGCCGATCGTGCGAGTCCGGTTGCCGCGATCAGCAACGCAACTGATAACGCGATTTGTCCTGAGATCAGAAAGGAACGAAGGCGTCCGACGCCCTTCCCCGCACCGGCGCCGCCGCCCGTTCGCAGGACGCCGGCGAGATCGGCGCGGCTCGCCTGCAACGACGGCGCGAGCGCGAACATCACGCCCGCGGCGATGCTCGCGGCGACCACGTAGAGTGCCAGCTTCGCGTCGG
This genomic window contains:
- a CDS encoding ADOP family duplicated permease, with the protein product MRNLFTGWRRRRSSDDFTDEIQSHIAIETDQLIRDGWAPRTAAAEARRRFGNVGQVSEGYYERTHITLLDDLVRDVRYAARSLAKDKPYVLAAVGALGVGLAANIALFSLFSAVALHPLPVAAPDRLVSISQVKPPIRFGPFSIADYFFYRDNSRTLASVAIAQPSHLRLAGIATSPTSAPAAASPGAVAEPVIALFVTTNYFETFGTRPVFGRSLRADDEAGNGAFAAMISDNYWERRFSRDPGVIGSTLIVSGIRATIVGVTPRDFAGIRQEVPDLWITLSALGDIAQRAARESSACCEMIGRLASRYTVRDAQAELANLAAIRRGELPPSERQMTVTVSPAVAFGRLGEQVRPLFAALQVAMLLVLFIACANVAGLMLGRAAAREREITVRLATGAGRGRLVRQLLTEGVVVAVVAGLLAAVTTAYVLATVARVLSAFLSREGGGTLSLAITADAKLALYVVAASIAAGVMFALAPSLQASRADLAGVLRTGGGAGAGKGVGRLRSFLISGQIALSVALLIAATGLARSAMQLVRADPGFHADGVLSVWLTNPQELALSPERARQIEAEVRRQIAALPDVESLAVASRVPLGGNVSTSAMLPAERAGDSQSGESAPRYPYSFVSESYFGTLGVPILRGRTFTAQDVRDSASVAIISDSMARALWPRGDAVGKQIALSVARPNAFNAGPGLKGTAQIVGVVANVRGTSMTEPDVGDVYLPKLTNEWSSRILVRTHGDASTLARDIPRIVRAIEPALPVSVEAMSDIVASDAGVMTARVSAGILAAVGLVGLLLASVGVYGMVSYAVRQKRREIGIRMALGASGVQVLVGTLRGTTSWIGYGVVAGVALGVVGIKLTNAVLAGAAIAASLLDPASIILVPAAIAGVALLAASLSARKAATTNPALVLRADG